AGCTTCGTTAATATTATGTCTTTTAGCTCCTAAACACTCACATGCCTTATTAATACTTTTAAATTCCATTGTTTCATTTTTTAATGTATCTTTAACTATTAAAGGCTTTCTTTCAACTTTTCTTATAGGCTCTAAAGATTGTATTCTATATCTCTTTTTAAACAGTCTATTATGTTTTATATAAGTTGTTATATCTGCCCTTCTCATATTTAAAAATTTACAGCAATCACTTAAGTTATCAAATTCAATTTCCTTACTTTCAACTTCATCTAAAACTTTTACTTTATAGTTATGTTTTTGATTAGTTCTTTTGTATTCTCTAGTTTCAGAATCCTTGATGTTTTCAAGTACTATATGTTTTATAGCTTTTCCTACAGTTAATTTAGGATTTAATATACAAGCTAATAAAGCCATATAATTTTCTGTATAATCAAAATCATAAGTATTAGAATAGTTCACCCTCTTCACCTCTTATTTTTACTTTCTTTCCAATTCCATTGTTTCAGCTTCTTCTAATGTAAACTCATTCCCACATTCACATTTAAAAGTCGAGTTATCATCAAACTCTACATCTTTTTCAAAACTATCTGGTTGTTTACAGCAAGGACATACAATAACATAAATAGACATTATACTCATCTCCTTTTATCAGCTATATAAGCTAATATTTCTAATCCACCGAATATAAAAATTAAATAATATATAAAAATATATAAATCTTTCATCTTTCGGTTTACCCTCAATTCATAACTGGTTTTGATTTAAAAAATACTTGTTGAGCTTCTTTCCAAACTAATCTAAGTTTAGGATCTTCTCTTTCTATAAGTTGTTTAATATCTAGCCCTTTAACTTTGCATATCTCTTTTACTAAATACTCTAGTTTTATAGCACTTTCTGTTATATCCATTGTTTAATCAATCCTTTTTAAAATTTATTAACTTATTTATTTTCTTTTAAAAATTCCTTAGCTTTTTCTTTTGGATACAAGAAAACACATTTTGAATACCCTTTTAGTAATGTTCTAGTGGAACAAGCTTCTTTATCGCAAATATTTTTATGAGTACACACTTTTCCATCTACAGCAAATAAACAATTTGTATTTTTATATTTTGCTATTCCCATATCTACCACCTCATTCTTTATACTTTCTCATTCTTGCATATATGTAAGGCTTTCCATTATGTTCATTTAAATAAATCTCATGGTCTATAAATACATATCCTGGATTCGCCTTTTCCATTTCTTCTTTTACTAAATCTCTAAATCTAACCATATTATTTATTTTCTTTTTACTAAACTTTGAGTGATTTCTAGTTATACGTGGATCTTTTAGATTTTTGCTACTACACCATCTCTTTTTTCCTTTAGGATCTTTACATAAATAAGTTGCGACCCCAGTTAACCAAAGTTCATCTGTATCTAACCTACGTATATTATTTCTTCTTCCAAGCTTCCATGAGCCTTCTATATCTTCCATAGATAGTATTGAGTTCATTATTACATGGTGATGGCATCTAATCCCTTTAGGGCCTTCTGAATGCTCTGTAACATATACGTATTTAAGTTCCACGTCCAACTCTTTTTTCTTAATTAATCTTTTCAATCTTCTTATAAAATTTTGCATATCTTTTTTAGCTTCTACATGATTCTTTGGTAAGTTTTCATTTGAATATGTAAATGTTATAA
This region of Paraclostridium sordellii genomic DNA includes:
- a CDS encoding rolling circle replication-associated protein, which gives rise to MKGKQRKKFIECDYERLHTRVLESDIDEDEINQIIDVRTKCSYVTKTIDSGLIREVETYPMYLKSEMPKEWKTEKNKQTQKNLNNKNAQKNFIRKINTNFKNGDFFITFTYSNENLPKNHVEAKKDMQNFIRRLKRLIKKKELDVELKYVYVTEHSEGPKGIRCHHHVIMNSILSMEDIEGSWKLGRRNNIRRLDTDELWLTGVATYLCKDPKGKKRWCSSKNLKDPRITRNHSKFSKKKINNMVRFRDLVKEEMEKANPGYVFIDHEIYLNEHNGKPYIYARMRKYKE
- a CDS encoding NUMOD1 domain protein, with protein sequence MNYSNTYDFDYTENYMALLACILNPKLTVGKAIKHIVLENIKDSETREYKRTNQKHNYKVKVLDEVESKEIEFDNLSDCCKFLNMRRADITTYIKHNRLFKKRYRIQSLEPIRKVERKPLIVKDTLKNETMEFKSINKACECLGAKRHNINEAIAAKRLFRKRYKIEYKREMS